One Brassica oleracea var. oleracea cultivar TO1000 chromosome C7, BOL, whole genome shotgun sequence genomic window carries:
- the LOC106302049 gene encoding protein MIZU-KUSSEI 1 produces the protein MAKPNSDDFASKRHNSFHWTRKVGSNENDDVSSHNPLPDSTKPLPKHNPSSSSSSTATTPKRKLQSFAVSRLRSVIASLSRARPGNSNSGLGSRVVGTLFGSRREHVHFSVQKDPTSPPAFLIELATPISGLVKEMASGLVRIALECDKAKEEEKEEGDKGRRRHGGGDKTKVTVPRRLVEEPMWRTYCNGKKCGFATRRECGEKEKKVLKALEMVSMGAGVLPETEETSVGGGGDIMYMRAKFERIVGSRDSEAFYMMNPDSNGAPELSIYLLRI, from the coding sequence ATGGCGAAACCAAACTCAGATGACTTCGCCTCCAAGAGACACAACAGCTTCCACTGGACACGAAAAGTCGGATCAAACGAAAACGACGACGTTTCTTCCCATAATCCTCTTCCCGACAGCACTAAACCGCTTCCCAAACACAACCCTTCCTCTTCATCTTCCTCCACTGCAACCACTCCCAAAAGAAAACTCCAATCTTTCGCCGTCTCTCGTCTCCGTTCAGTCATCGCTTCCCTCAGCAGAGCCCGACCCGGCAACAGCAACTCCGGACTCGGGTCACGGGTCGTGGGAACGCTTTTCGGATCACGCCGCGAACACGTGCATTTCTCAGTCCAGAAAGATCCGACTTCCCCTCCGGCGTTTTTAATCGAGCTAGCGACTCCAATCAGCGGACTGGTCAAGGAGATGGCTTCGGGACTCGTGAGGATCGCTCTGGAGTGCGACAAGGCCAAGGAGGAAGAGAAAGAAGAGGGAGATAAGGGAAGACGCCGTCACGGCGGAGGAGATAAGACCAAGGTTACGGTTCCACGGCGGTTGGTGGAGGAGCCGATGTGGAGGACTTACTGTAACGGGAAGAAGTGCGGGTTCGCGACGAGGAGGGAGTGCGGTGAGAAGGAGAAGAAAGTTTTGAAGGCGCTTGAGATGGTTTCCATGGGCGCCGGAGTTTTGCCGGAGACGGAGGAGACATCCGTCGGCGGTGGTGGTGATATAATGTATATGAGGGCGAAGTTCGAGCGAATTGTGGGGTCGCGTGATTCGGAGGCTTTCTATATGATGAATCCTGACAGCAATGGAGCTCCTGAGCTCAGTATCTATCTACTCAGAATCTGA
- the LOC106306177 gene encoding G patch domain-containing protein TGH, with the protein MGLDDDDFVFHGTPIEREDEIASRKKKAAAGASGTLKTLPAWKQEVTDEEGRRRFHGAFTGGYSAGYYNTVGSKEGWAPQSFTSSRKNRAGARQQSISDFLDEDEKAELEGQSLSASSQFDTFGFTAAEQSRKQAEKEQHERPSAIPGPVHEELIAPAPESIGVKLLLKMGWRRGHSIKDVRASSDARREARKAFLAFSADENTKESSDSLVLETEAETSLVPQFSEDIKFSETTPVYVLNPKQDLHGLGYDPFKHAPEFRENKRSRLSASKEVGYRKPLSMKESLFGPKSGKMAPGFGIGALEELDVEDEDVYAGYDFDQTYVIEDEQPARPSNDNRLRLTSKEHNVLPGFGAASNSDYSVERFDPPKIPKDFVARHKFSGPRETETKPTASTPPDVPPPEDKNLKLLIDGFATFVSRCGKLYEDLSREKNESNQLFDFLRGGSGHDYYARRLWEEQQKGSGQSNLQLDVKVPPSVQKMTAETRGSLLGEKPLQKSLKETETSSSSGGSFQFPTNLSDTFTKSASSQEAADAIKPFKEDLAKQERFEQFLKEKYKGGLRSSDSNRFNIVSESARAQERLDFEAAAEAIEKGKAYKEVRRATERPIDFLAGGLQFTSGGTEQIKDTGVVDMKTSKTYPKREEFQWRPAPLLCKRFDLPDPFMGKPAAAPRARNKMDSLLFLPDTVKAASGSGARQVSDLQEPEKEPEVEVEVENVERPVDLYKAIFSDDSEDDEEQQPMNGKIQDGQEKKNEAAATTLNRLIAGDFLESLGKELGFEVPSDAPYPEGTKPMEADNKPKGKSDASTERRPGLKEKPEEKTSSLKLVSEKEKSTQKREKSPRNWSGGNDLSSSESSGDERRRKRSKKDRHRNYDSESDSSSDYHKRDKHGSRSRRKRRESSREKRSSHKKHSKHHKTKDSSSSRYSGDEERKESRREKRRRRD; encoded by the exons ATGGGGTTAGACGATGATGATTTCGTATTCCACGGGACGCCGATAGAGCGCGAGGATGAAATCGCTAGCCGGAAAAAGAAAGCAGCCGCCGGGGCTTCGGGAACCCTAAAAACTCTCCCTGCTTGGAAGCAAGAG GTGACTGATGAAGAGGGACGGAGAAGGTTCCATGGAGCATTTACTGGTGGATATTCTGCTGGGTATTACAATACAGTTGGGTCAAAAGAAG GATGGGCTCCACAGTCGTTTACGTCGTCAAGGAAGAACAGGGCTGGAGCGAGGCAGCAAAGTATTTCTGACTTTCTAGATGAAGATGAAAAGGCG GAGTTGGAGGGGCAGTCACTGTCTGCGAGCTCGCAGTTTGACACATTTGGATTTACAGCAGCCGAACAATCTCGCAAGCAAGCTGAGAAAGAACAGCATGAAAG GCCATCAGCGATTCCTGGCCCAGTTCATGAAGAACTTATTGCTCCAGCTCCGGAATCAATTG GGGTCAAACTTCTTTTAAAGATGGGATGGCGGCGTGGTCATTCAATAAAGGATGTGCGTGCTAGTTCAG ATGCTCGTAGGGAAGCTAGAAAAGCATTCTTAGCCTTCTCCGCTGATGAGAATACTAAGGAGTCTTCGGACTCACTGGTTTTGGAGACTGAAGCGGAAACTTCTCTGGTTCCACAGTTCAGTGAAGATATTAAATTTTCTGAAACCACACCT GTATATGTTCTCAATCCAAAGCAGGACCTGCATGGTTTAGGATATGATCCTTTTAAGCATGCTCCTGAGTTTAGAG AAAACAAAAGATCTCGCTTGTCTGCCAGTAAGGAGGTTGGCTACAGAAAACCTTTGTCAATGAAGGAAAGTCTTTTCGGACCAAAAT CAGGAAAGATGGCTCCTGGTTTTGGCATTGGCGCACTCGAGGAGCTTGATGTCGAGGATGAAGATGTGTATGCTG GATATGACTTTGATCAGACTTATGTCATAGAAGATGAACAGCCAGCAAGACCGAGCAATGACAATAGACTTAGGTTAACCTCAAAAGAGCATAACGTCCTGCCTGGTTTTGGAGCTGCTTCGAATTCTGACTACAGTGTAGAAAG ATTTGATCCTCCGAAAATCCCAAAGGACTTTGTGGCCCGACATAAATTTTCTGGTCCTCGGGAGACTGAAACTAAGCCAACCGCTTCTACTCCTCCAGATGTTCCTCCCCCTGAAGATAAGAATCTGAAACTTCTGATCGATGGCTTTGCAACATTTGTTTCCCGCTGCGGGAAACTGTACGAGGATCTTTCTAGAGAGAAGAACGAATCAAATCAGTTGTTTGATTTTCTTCGGGGAGGTAGCGGTCATGACTACTATGCAAGAAGGCTGTGGGAGGAGCAACAAAAGGGCAGTGGTCAAAGTAATCTACAATTAGATGTTAAGGTCCCTCCAAGCGTGCAGAAAATGACTGCAGAAACGCGTGGTAGCTTATTAGGGGAAAAGCCTTTGCAGAAAAGTTTGAAAGAAACAGAAACATCTTCTTCTTCTGGAGGATCATTCCAGTTCCCGACCAATCTCTCTGACACATTCACCAAATCAGCTTCCTCT CAAGAGGCAGCAGATGCTATAAAGCCTTTCAAAGAAGACCTGGCAAAACAAGAAAGATTTGAGCAGTTTCTCAAGGAGAAATATAAAGGAGGTTTACGTTCATCAGATTCCAACAGATTCAACATAGTGTCGGAATCAGCTCGTGCTCAAGAGAGGTTGGACTTTGAGGCTGCAGCTGAGGCAATTGAGAAAGGGAAAGCTTACAAGGAGGTCAGACGGGCTACTGAACGGCCTATCGACTTTCTTGCCGGAGGGCTGCAGTTTACTTCTGGTGGAACAGAG CAAATTAAAGATACTGGAGTAGTAGACATGAAAACAAGTAAGACATACCCTAAAAGGGAGGAGTTCCAATGGCGTCCTGCACCTCTTCTGTGCAAACGTTTTGATCTTCCTGATCCTTTCATGGGAAAG CCGGCAGCTGCTCCGAGAGCAAGAAACAAAATGGATTCTCTCCTATTCTTACCGGATACAGTGAAAGCTGCATCTGGATCGGGAGCACGCCAAGTCTCTGATTTACAAGAACCTGAGAAAGAGCCTGAAGTCGAGGTAGAAGTGGAGAATGTGGAGAGACCTGTTGATCTTTACAAG GCCATTTTCTCTGATGATTCTGAAGACGATGAAGAACAACAACCTATGAATGGAAAGATACAAGATGGTCAAGAAAAGAAGAATGAAGCGGCTGCAACAACATTAAACCGACTGATAGCTGGTGATTTTCTAGAATCTCTAGGGAAAGAACTAGGTTTCGAAGTACCTTCTGATGCCCCTTACCCGGAAGGAACCAAGCCAATGGAAGCAGATAACAAGCCCAAAGGGAAATCCGATGCATCTACTGAGAGAAGACCTGGACTGAAAGAGAAACCGGAGGAGAAGACGAGCAGCCTCAAACTCGTGTCTGAAAAAGAAAAGAGCACACAAAAGAGAGAGAAGTCGCCAAGAAACTGGAGTGGTGGAAACGATCTATCTTCGAGTGAATCCTCGGGAGATGAACGGAGGAGAAAACGTTCCAAGAAGGATAGGCATAGAAACTATGATTCAGAGAGCGACTCGTCCAGTGACTACCACAAACGGGATAAGCATGGCTCAAGATCAAGAAGAAAGCGGAGAGAATCTTCAAGAGAGAAGAGAAGTAGCCACAAGAAGCATTCAAAGCATCACAAAACCAAGGATTCTTCTTCTTCACGGTACAGCGGAGACGAAGAACGGAAAGAGTCAAGACGGGAGAAGCGGAGGCGAAGAGACTGA
- the LOC106306178 gene encoding thymidine kinase — MRTLISPSLPPLFSLHLPRPSLFSRALRASRYPLTASAFSLNRLPTNPHHSSASRRELQTEAASKPSSAPPGEIHVVVGPMFSGKTTTLLRRILSERESGKKVAVIKSDKDDRYCAESIVTHDGEKFPCWALPDLSSFKERFGFDAYRNQLDVIGIDEAQFFGDLYEFCREAADKEGKTVIVAGLDGDYLRRRFGSVLDLVPIADTVTKLASRCEVCGKRASFTLRKTEERETELIGGAEVYMPVCRSHYVSGQGVLETARAVLDASSQRNATRDLEATSLSPPF, encoded by the coding sequence ATGAGAACACTAATCTCTCCATCTCTTCCTCCCCTCTTCTCTCTCCACCTCCCTAGACCTTCCCTCTTCTCTAGAGCTCTTCGCGCCTCCCGCTACCCTCTCACAGCTTCCGCCTTCTCGCTCAACAGACTCCCCACTAATCCGCATCACTCGTCAGCTTCACGCCGCGAATTACAGACGGAGGCGGCGTCTAAGCCCTCCTCTGCTCCTCCCGGGGAGATACACGTCGTCGTCGGTCCAATGTTCTCCGGGAAAACCACAACGCTTCTCCGCCGAATCCTCTCGGAGAGGGAGAGCGGGAAGAAGGTAGCCGTCATCAAATCGGATAAAGACGATAGGTACTGTGCCGAATCGATCGTTACTCACGACGGAGAGAAGTTCCCTTGCTGGGCTCTTCCCGATCTATCCTCTTTCAAGGAGAGATTCGGTTTCGATGCGTATAGGAATCAGTTAGACGTGATTGGGATCGACGAGGCTCAGTTCTTCGGAGACCTCTACGAGTTTTGCCGCGAGGCGGCTGATAAGGAGGGTAAAACGGTAATTGTAGCGGGATTGGACGGCGATTATCTGAGGAGGAGGTTCGGTTCGGTGCTGGATTTGGTTCCGATTGCGGATACGGTTACGAAGCTGGCGTCGAGGTGTGAGGTTTGCGGGAAGAGAGCTTCGTTTACGCTGAGGAAGACGGAGGAGAGGGAGACAGAGTTGATCGGTGGAGCGGAGGTGTATATGCCTGTGTGTCGGAGTCATTATGTTAGCGGTCAAGGCGTTTTGGAGACCGCTCGCGCCGTTTTGGATGCTTCTTCCCAACGAAACGCGACGCGCGATTTAGAAGCAACGAGTCTCTCCCCTCCGTTTTAA